The DNA segment ATGTTACGAGCGTGCTACGGGGAGTTTTCCGGCGGAACGCAGAGTACGCCGCGGCTGCCGGAGCGTGACGTGCATACCCTCTCGGGCGGCAACGTCAGCGGTGAGCTCAGGCAGCCGCTTCGGCAACCGGTGCGCAGCGCCCGATCAGTTCGTCCATCGACAGACCGAGGGCGTGCGCCACCGCCGCCACCGTGAAGAAGGCCGGCGTCGGCGCCCGCCCGGTCTCGATCTTGCGGAGCGTCTCCGGGGAGATGCCGGCGCTCGCCGCGACGAACGTCATGCTGCGGCCGCCGCGAGCCTCGCGCAGCAGCCGGCCGAGCCGCTCGCCGCGTTCACGCTCTTCGGGGGTGAGAGGGGTGCGCACCATGCCACCATTCTAATACCGGTATAGTAATTGGCATGGTGGAGCTGAAGACGAACCAGTCGATCGATGCGATGTACGAGGCGGGGCAGGTGGTGGGCCAGGCGCTCACCGCCGTACGCAAGGC comes from the Streptomyces sp. NBC_00443 genome and includes:
- a CDS encoding helix-turn-helix domain-containing protein gives rise to the protein MVRTPLTPEERERGERLGRLLREARGGRSMTFVAASAGISPETLRKIETGRAPTPAFFTVAAVAHALGLSMDELIGRCAPVAEAAA